Proteins encoded together in one Triticum dicoccoides isolate Atlit2015 ecotype Zavitan chromosome 7B, WEW_v2.0, whole genome shotgun sequence window:
- the LOC119337548 gene encoding chaperone protein dnaJ C76, chloroplastic-like produces MAGFFSTCAASDHYCLQLRSGSAHHELIRPNKYRRTMIRCCSTAKGKTRRDYYQVLGVATHSTPQEIKEAYRKLQKQHHPDIAGDKGHDHALLLNEAYEVLMRSSSRKADGFGKSRGGFGSGYTGEGYSSWNGPIRSQALFVDENKCIGCRECVHHAGKTFAMDDVLGSAHVEVQFGDVEQQIQVAVECCPVNCIHWVGSEELPVLEFMARPQPKEGHGMFGGGWERPKDVFAAARNFAKKLEKQEQQDSSRGANGGEDVEAETAAQAEARRHAGQELRWKSLFDVWNGLGDWRKSGTDR; encoded by the exons ATGGCAGGGTTCTTCAGCACCTGTGCTGCTTCTGATCACTATTGTTTGCAGCTCAGATCTGGATCAGCTCACCATGAACTGATTAGACCAAACAAGTACAGAAGGACCATGATCAGGTGCTGCAGCACAGCAAAGGGGAAGACAAGAAGGGACTACTACCAGGTTCTTGGAGTAGCAACTCATTCCACACCTCAGGAGATCAAGGAAGCTTACAGGAAACTCCAGAAGCAACACCATCCTGATATTGCTGGCGACAAG GGCCATGACCACGCGCTGTTGCTGAATGAGGCGTATGAGGTGTTGATGAGGAGTTCATCCAGGAAAGCTGATGGATTTGGCAAGAGCAGAGGCGGCTTTGGGAGCGGTTACACCGGGGAGGGATACAGTTCTTGGAATGGGCCTATCAGGAGCCAGGCTCTCTTTGTGGATGAGAACAAATGCATAG GATGTAGGGAGTGTGTTCACCATGCCGGCAAGACGTTTGCCATGGACGATGTTCTTGGAAGCGCGCACGTTGAAGTCCAGTTTGGCGACGTGGAGCAGCAGATCCAG GTGGCTGTGGAGTGCTGCCCTGTGAACTGCATCCACTGGGTCGGGAGCGAAGAGCTCCCGGTGCTGGAGTTCATGGCGCGTCCGCAGCCCAAGGAAGGGCACGGCATGTTCGGCGGCGGGTGGGAGAGGCCCAAGGACGTGTTCGCGGCAGCCAGGAACTTCGCCAAGAAACTCGAGAAGCAGGAGCAGCAAGATAGTTCCAGGGGCGCCAACG GGGGTGAAGACGTGGAGGCTGAAACGGCAGCTCAGGCCGAAGCGAGACGCCACGCGGGGCAGGAGCTACGGTGGAAGAGTTTGTTCGATGTTTGGAATGGGTTGGGAGACTGGAGGAAGTCCGGAACAGACAGGTAG
- the LOC119337547 gene encoding alpha-glucan water dikinase, chloroplastic-like produces MGGFSAATAAERCAVGIHASPSSPAPRPRSQRPLPARRAAASLAVSRRSLLVPRAVAAPTDRASPEVVGRFKLESNSELQVTLNPAPQGAVAEINLQATNTSGSLVLHWGALRSDRREWLLPSRRPDGTTVYKNKALRSPFVKSGDNSMLRIEIDDPAVQAIEFLVFDEARNKWFKNNGQNFLIQLQTSRNEGQDAPGATASAIVVPEDLVQIQSYLRWERNGKRSYTADQEKGEYEAARAELIEELNRGVPLKKLRARLTKTPESSGSDAPASQTTITSVPEELVQVQAYLRWEKAGKPNYSPEKQLVEFEEARKELQAELDNGASVDQLRKKIVKGNLEKKVSKQLEKKKYFSVERIQRRNRDITQLLNKHKPVVTEQQVKAAPKQPTVFDLFTKSLQEGDNCDVLSRKLFKIGDEEILAIATNALGKTRVHLATNRMEPLILHWALAKKPGEWEAPPSSIVPSGSTVLDKACETSFGESELDGVQYQVVEIELDDGRYKGMPFVLRRGETWIKNNDSDFYLDFNTKVTKKSKDTGDAGKGTAKDFLERIADLEEDAQRSFMHRFNIAADLVDQARDAGLLGIVGLFVWIRFMSTRQLIWNKNYNVKPREISQAQDRFTDDLENMYKSYPQYREILRMLLSAVGRGGEGDVGQRIRDEILVIQRNNDCKGGIMEEWHQKLHNNTSPDDVVICQAIIDYIKSDFDINVYWDTLNKNGITKERLLSYDRAIHSEPKFRSDQKEGLLRDLGNYMRSLKAVHSGADLESAIATCMGYKSEGEGFMVGVQINPVNGLSSGFPDLLQFVLDHVEDKSAEPLLEGLSEARVELRPLLTGSSERLKDLIFLDIALDSTFRTAVERSYEELNDAAPEKIMYFISLVLENLALSTDDNEDILYCLKGWNRAMDMVKQKDDQWALYAKAFLDRTRLALASKGEQYYNMMQPSAEYLGSLLNVEEWAVDIFTEEVIRGGSAATLSALLNRFDPVLRNVAHLGSWQVISPVEVTGYIVVVDKLLSVQNKTYDKPTILVAKSVKGEEEIPDGVVGVITPDMPDVLSHVSVRARNCKVLFATCFDPNTLSELQGHEGKVFSFKTTSADVTYREVSDSELMQSSSSDTQGGEAIPSLSLVKKKFLGKYAISAEEFSDEMVGAKSRNIAYLKGKVPSWVGIPTSVAIPFGTFEKILSDETNKEVAQNIQMLKGRLAQEDFSALGEIRKTVLNLTAPTQLVKELKEKMLSSGMPWPGDESDHRWEQAWMAIKKVWASKWNERAYFSTRKVKLDHEYLSMAVLVQEIVNADYAFVIHTTNPSSGDSSEIYAEVVKGLGETLVGAYPGRAMSFVCKKDDLDSPKVLGYPSKPIGLFIKRSIIFRSDSNGEDLEGYAGAGLYDSVPMDVEDEVVLDYTTDPLITDSGFRSSILSSIARAGHAIEELYGSPQDIEGVVKDGKIYVVQTRPQM; encoded by the exons ATGGGCGGATTCTCTGCGGCTACAGCGGCGGAGCGGTGCGCCGTCGGGATCCACGCGTCCCCGTCCTCGCCGGCGCCGCGCCCGCGGTCGCAGCGGCCGCTGcccgcccgccgcgccgccgcctccctcgcggtCTCCCGCCGCAGCCTCCTCGTGCCCCGCGCCGTCGCCGCGCCCACAGACCGCGCCTCCCCGGAA GTTGTCGGAAGGTTCAAGCTGGAGTCCAACTCCGAGCTCCAG GTGACTTTGAACCCAGCGCCGCAGGGTGCGGTCGCCGAGATCAATCTCCAGGCGACCAACACCAGCGGCTCCCTGGTTCTGCATTGGGGCGCCCTCCGCTCGGACAGGAG AGAATGGCTCCTCCCGTCCCGAAGACCGGATGGAACGACAGTGTACAAGAACAAGGCCCTCAGGTCACCTTTTGTAAAG TCAGGTGACAATTCCATGCTGAGAATTGAGATAGATGATCCCGCAGTTCAAGCCATCGAGTTCCTTGTGTTCGACGAGGCACGGAATAAATG GTTTAAAAACAATGGCCAGAATTTCCTAATCCAACTCCAGACAAGCCGTAATGAGGGGCAAGATGCACCTGGTGCTACTGCTTCTGCTATTGTGGTGCCAGAGGATCTTGTGCAGATCCAATCGTACCTTCGTTGGGAAAGGAATGGAAAGCGGTCTTATACAGCTGACCAAGAGAAG GGGGAGTATGAAGCAGCACGAGCAGAGTTAATAGAGGAATTAAACAGAGGTGTTCCACTGAAGAAGCTGCGAGCTAGATTAACAAAAACACCCGAGTCGAGTGGAAGTGATGCTCCTGCATCTCAAACTACCATAACCAGTGTCCCAGAGGAACTTGTACAAGTCCAGGCTTACCTAAGATGGGAGAAAGCTGGCAAGCCAAATTATTCCCCAGAGAAGCAACTG GTTGAGTTTGAGGAAGCAAGAAAGGAACTGCAGGCTGAGTTGGATAATGGAGCCTCAGTTGATCAATTAAGGAAGAAAATTGTGAAAGGAAACCTTGAAAAGAAAGTTTCCAAGCAACTGGAGAAGAAGAAGTACTTCTCAGTAGAAAGGATTCAGCGCAGAAACAGAGATATCACGCAACTTCTTAATAAACATAAGCCTGTGGTTACAGAACAGCAAGTAAAAGCTGCACCCAAACAGCCAACTGTTTTTGATCTCTTCACAAAGTCCTTGCAGGAGGGGGATAACTGTGACGTCCTAAGCAGGAAGCTTTTCAAGATCGGTGATGAGGAGATACTG GCAATTGCCACAAATGCTCTAGGTAAAACCAGAGTTCACTTGGCAACAAACCGTATGGAGCCACTTATTCTTCACTGGGCACTGGCAAAAAAGCCCGGAGAATGGGAG GCACCTCCTTCTAGCATAGTGCCTTCTGGCTCAACAGTTCTCGACAAGGCATGTGAAACTTCATTCGGTGAGTCTGAATTGGATGGTGTGCAATACCAG GTTGTTGAGATAGAGCTTGATGACGGCAGATACAAGGGGATGCCCTTTGTTCTCCGGCGTGGTGAAACATGGATAAAGAACAACGACTCCGACTTCTATTTGGATTTCAACACCAAAGTTACTAAGAAATCAAAG GATACGGGTGATGCCGGTAAAGGCACCGCAAAGGATTTCCTGGAAAGAATAGCAGATCTGGAGGAAGATGCCCAGCGATCTTTTATGCACAG ATTCAATATTGCGGCGGATCTAGTTGACCAAGCCAGAGATGCTGGACTATTGGGTATCGTTGGACTTTTTGTTTGGATTAGATTCATGTCTACCAGGCAACTAATATGGAACAAGAACTACAATGTGAAACCACG TGAGATAAGCCAAGCACAAGACAGGTTTACAGATGACCTCGAGAATATGTACAAAAGTTACCCACAGTACAGAGAGATCTTAAGAATGTTATTGTCTGCTGTTGGTCGTGGAGGTGAAGGTGATGTTGGTCAGCGTATCCGTGATGAGATATTAGTAATCCAG agAAATAATGACTGCAAAGGTGGAATTATGGAAGAATGGCACCAGAAACTGCACAACAATACAAGCCCAGATGATGTAGTCATATGCCAG GCGATAATTGATTATATCAAGAGCGATTTCGATATCAACGTTTACTGGGACACCTTGAACAAAAATGGCATAACCAAAGAACGACTGTTGAGCTATGATCGTGCAATTCATTCAGAACCAAAATTCAGGAGTGACCAGAAAGAGGGGTTACTCCGTGATTTGGGCAACTATATGAGAAGCCTGAAG GCTGTGCACTCTGGTGCTGATCTTGAGTCTGCTATTGCGACATGTATGGGATACAAATCAGAG GGTGAAGGTTTCATGGTTGGTGTTCAAATCAACCCGGTGAATGGTTTATCATCTGGTTTTCCT GATTTGCTTCAATTTGTGCTTGACCATGTTGAGGATAAGTCAGCAGAGCCACTTCTTGAG GGGTTATCGGAGGCTCGTGTTGAACTACGCCCTTTGCTCACTGGCTCATCTGAACGCTTGAAGGATCTTATCTTTTTGGACATTGCTCTTGATTCTACTTTCAGGACAGCAGTTGAAAGGTCGTATGAGGAGCTGAATGATGCAGCACCGGAG AAAATTATGTACTTCATCAGTCTTGTTCTTGAAAATCTTGCCTTGTCCACTGACGACAACGAAGACATCTTATATTGCTTAAAG GGATGGAATCGAGCCATGGACATGGTTAAGCAAAAGGATGACCAATGGGCCCTCTACGCTAAAGCATTTCTTGACAGAACCAGACTTGCCCTTGCGAGCAAGGGCGAACAATACTACAATATGATGCAGCCCTCGGCTGAATATCTTGGCTCATTACTCAACGTTGAGGAATGGGCA GTTGACATCTTCACAGAAGAAGTAATTCGTGGTGGATCAGCTGCCACTTTATCTGCTCTTCTGAACCGATTTGACCCTGTTCTCAGAAATGTCGCACACCTTGGAAG TTGGCAGGTTATTAGCCCAGTTGAAGTAACAGGTTATATTGTAGTGGTTGATAAGTTGCTTTCTGTTCAAAACAAAACTTATGATAAACCAACAATCCTTGTGGCAAAGAGTGTCAAGGGAGAGGAAGAAATACCAGATGGTGTTGTTGGCGTGATAACACCTGATATGCCAGATGTTCTGTCTCATGTGTCAGTTCGAGCAAGGAATTGCAAG GTGTTGTTTGCGACATGCTTTGACCCGAACACCCTGTCTGAACTTCAAGGACATGAAGGGAAGGTGTTTTCCTTCAAAACTACTTCTGCAGATGTCACCTACAG GGAGGTATCGGACAGTGAACTtatgcagtcaagttcttcagataCACAAGGTGGTGAAGCAATACCATCTTTATCATTAGTCAAGAAAAAGTTCCTTGGAAAATATGCAATATCAGCGGAAGAGTTCTCTGATGAAATG GTTGGAGCAAAGTCCCGCAACATAGCATACCTGAAAGGAAAAGTACCTTCATGGGTTGGTATCCCAACATCAGTTGCGATACCATTTGGGACCTTTGAGAAGATATTGTCTGATGAGACCAATAAG GAAGTAGCACAAAACATACAGATGCTGAAGGGCAGACTTGCTCAAGAAGATTTTAGTGCTCTAGGAGAAATCCGGAAAACTGTTCTTAATCTAACTGCTCCAACTCAACTG GTTAAGGAGCTGAAGGAGAAGATGCTAAGCTCCGGAATGCCCTGGCCTGGAGATGAAAGTGACCACCGTTGGGAGCAAGCATGGATGGCAATTAAAAAG GTTTGGGCATCAAAATGGAATGAAAGAGCATATTTTAGCACCCGCAAGGTGAAGCTCGATCATGAGTACCTTTCCATGGCTGTTCTTGTACAAGAAATTGTCAACGCAGACTATGCCTTTGTTATTCATACTACGAACCCGTCATCTGGAGATTCTTCTGAGATATATGCTGAAGTGGTGAAAGGACTTGGAGAAACACTTGTGGGAGCTTATCCTGGCCGTGCCATGAGCTTCGTGTGTAAGAAAGATGACCTCGACTCTCCCAAG GTACTCGGTTACCCTAGCAAGCCAATTGGTCTCTTCATAAAGCGGTCAATCATCTTCCGTTCAGACTCTAATGGTGAGGATCTGGAAGGTTACGCTGGAGCAGGGCTGTATGATAG TGTCCCTATGGATGTGGAAGATGAAGTTGTACTCGACTACACGACCGACCCTCTCATCACTGACTCTGGATTCCGGAGCTCAATCCTCTCAAGCATTGCACGGGCTGGCCACGCCATCGAGGAGCTCTATGGGTCACCGCAGGATATTGAGGGAGTAGTGAAGGATGGGAAGATCTACGTAGTCCAGACAAGACCACAGATGTAA